The following proteins are encoded in a genomic region of Thermocrinis sp.:
- the murF gene encoding UDP-N-acetylmuramoyl-tripeptide--D-alanyl-D-alanine ligase translates to MIKELEGRLIGAYRHVKRVVIDSRQVQEGDLFVALKGSRHDGHDFVDEAFSRGAYGVLVEKEVKVPEGRFAFVVKDTLSALRMLALRKRKTFSGKVIAVAGSAGKTTTKEMISFLLSKLGKVCKTPKNLNSQIGVPLSVVNFDEDCQFWVVELGASQKGDVAKLVDLVKPHVRVITAIGEEHLETFGCLDDVIMGNGEVFKDMDQNHFGICPHYVSHCYEIPNKITFGEGSDFFAENVCINKEGVFFRVRGEEVFIPIPSLAVVENALCSFAVLESIGLNWKSFKDYLKNFHPVEGRFKTYQLGKWFVIDDSYNANPLSVKKALQTLSKFEGFKVAILGDMLELGEDSQKYHREVGKLCHQLGIDFCLFYGEHMRFAWEECISMGCKAQYFSDIFSLVESLEGFLYVEAIVLLKGSRGMRLERVLEALENKKFRI, encoded by the coding sequence ATGATAAAAGAGTTAGAAGGTAGGCTAATAGGCGCCTACAGGCACGTCAAACGTGTGGTTATAGACAGTAGGCAGGTCCAAGAGGGAGATCTTTTCGTAGCCCTAAAAGGTTCAAGACACGATGGACATGATTTTGTAGACGAAGCCTTTTCGAGAGGGGCTTATGGAGTCTTGGTGGAGAAAGAGGTAAAGGTGCCGGAAGGAAGGTTTGCCTTTGTAGTGAAAGATACTCTGTCTGCCCTAAGGATGCTGGCACTCAGAAAAAGAAAGACTTTTAGTGGAAAGGTTATAGCAGTAGCTGGTTCTGCGGGAAAGACCACCACAAAGGAGATGATATCCTTCTTGCTTTCAAAATTGGGGAAAGTTTGTAAAACACCAAAGAATCTAAACTCTCAGATAGGTGTCCCTCTGTCTGTGGTAAACTTTGACGAGGACTGTCAGTTTTGGGTGGTGGAGTTAGGAGCAAGCCAAAAAGGAGATGTGGCAAAGCTTGTTGATTTAGTAAAACCTCATGTAAGAGTAATCACCGCCATAGGGGAGGAGCACTTGGAGACCTTTGGTTGCTTGGACGACGTGATTATGGGAAACGGTGAGGTCTTTAAAGATATGGATCAGAACCATTTTGGCATCTGCCCTCATTATGTATCCCACTGTTATGAAATCCCAAACAAAATAACCTTTGGGGAAGGTTCCGATTTTTTTGCCGAAAACGTGTGCATAAACAAAGAAGGAGTTTTTTTTAGAGTAAGGGGGGAAGAGGTGTTTATTCCAATTCCAAGCTTAGCCGTAGTGGAGAATGCCCTTTGTAGCTTTGCAGTGCTCGAAAGCATTGGTCTTAATTGGAAAAGCTTTAAAGACTATCTTAAGAACTTCCACCCTGTAGAAGGCAGGTTCAAGACTTATCAGCTTGGTAAATGGTTTGTGATAGACGACTCTTACAACGCAAACCCACTGTCGGTTAAAAAGGCCTTACAGACCCTTTCAAAGTTTGAAGGTTTTAAAGTGGCAATCTTAGGGGATATGCTGGAGTTAGGAGAGGATTCTCAAAAGTATCACAGAGAGGTGGGAAAGTTATGTCACCAGCTTGGTATAGATTTTTGTCTCTTTTATGGGGAGCATATGAGATTTGCCTGGGAGGAGTGCATTAGTATGGGTTGCAAGGCTCAGTATTTCTCGGATATATTTTCATTGGTGGAGTCTTTAGAAGGATTTTTGTATGTAGAGGCTATAGTTCTTTTAAAGGGTTCAAGGGGGATGCGTCTCGAGAGAGTTTTGGAAGCCTTGGAGAATAAGAAATTTAGAATATAA
- a CDS encoding TolC family protein — MLIVLLLTFSLLWGGELRVEDAVKLALENNKELKALQREIEASKLELRSAKGAYYPRLKFEETFTRTDIPAYVFMSRLNQERITLQDFDPGRLNNPKAANNFETKIGLEVPIWLGGKLQAAEKIATINLSVIKSEYARKKEEVALRVYQAYLDASLAKSAINVWEQSLKEALEHQRLAQQMYDVGMVLLSDVFRAKVYVEQARERLDGAKKDYAVAKKALELMVGTSLGDFEVEDLTECPTVDTKNFLEIALQKREDLKAMQKRSKLFDEYYRLEMANNLPNIHAGAFYFLNSKDYPLGADGKGYMLTVGLSWAFDTGLSTFNRAKTHLERKRALEERVEGLKDLIAFELEKSKADYDKSLNALASARERVKASKEVVRVMETRYKNGLARMVDLLDAQTQLDMARFEELKAMVDCWKAVIQLDYSMGTILEGRR, encoded by the coding sequence ATGTTAATAGTCCTCTTGCTAACCTTCAGCCTGCTTTGGGGTGGAGAGCTTAGGGTAGAAGATGCTGTCAAGCTTGCATTGGAAAACAACAAAGAGTTGAAGGCTTTACAGAGGGAAATAGAGGCTTCAAAGCTTGAACTAAGGTCTGCAAAGGGAGCTTACTATCCGCGTCTGAAGTTTGAGGAAACCTTCACGAGAACGGACATACCCGCCTATGTCTTTATGAGCAGGCTAAATCAGGAGCGCATAACTCTGCAAGACTTTGATCCAGGAAGGCTAAACAATCCAAAAGCAGCAAACAACTTTGAGACAAAGATAGGTTTGGAAGTACCCATATGGCTTGGTGGAAAACTTCAGGCAGCGGAAAAAATCGCAACTATAAATCTTTCCGTTATTAAAAGCGAATACGCACGCAAGAAAGAAGAGGTGGCCTTGAGGGTTTATCAAGCTTATTTGGACGCATCCCTCGCTAAAAGCGCTATCAACGTATGGGAACAGTCCCTAAAGGAAGCTTTGGAGCATCAAAGGTTAGCCCAGCAGATGTATGATGTGGGCATGGTTCTGCTTTCGGATGTATTCAGAGCAAAAGTGTATGTGGAGCAGGCAAGGGAAAGGCTTGATGGAGCTAAAAAAGATTACGCAGTTGCTAAAAAAGCTTTAGAACTTATGGTAGGCACTTCTCTTGGAGATTTTGAAGTAGAGGATTTAACAGAATGTCCTACGGTTGATACAAAAAACTTTCTTGAAATAGCCCTTCAAAAGAGGGAAGATCTGAAAGCCATGCAAAAAAGGTCAAAACTTTTTGACGAATATTACAGACTGGAGATGGCAAACAACCTTCCAAACATACATGCAGGAGCTTTTTATTTTCTAAACTCCAAAGATTATCCCCTTGGTGCAGACGGTAAGGGATACATGCTTACCGTTGGTCTTTCTTGGGCCTTTGACACAGGCCTTAGCACTTTCAACAGGGCAAAGACTCACCTTGAGAGGAAAAGGGCATTGGAAGAGAGGGTCGAAGGTTTAAAAGATCTGATTGCTTTTGAGTTAGAAAAGTCCAAAGCGGATTATGATAAATCTTTAAACGCCCTGGCTTCTGCAAGGGAGAGAGTGAAGGCAAGCAAGGAAGTGGTAAGGGTTATGGAAACAAGATACAAAAATGGCTTAGCTCGTATGGTAGATCTGTTGGATGCTCAAACTCAGTTAGATATGGCAAGGTTTGAAGAGCTCAAGGCAATGGTAGATTGTTGGAAGGCAGTAATTCAATTGGATTACTCAATGGGAACAATCTTGGAGGGTAGAAGATGA
- a CDS encoding efflux RND transporter periplasmic adaptor subunit — MRSYIKYALFALVLILGILWLGGFFFKKITTEEVKQEEKVVQGLEIGKVEKLEQGESAYLATVVADKRAEISTKLMGSVISVNVKEGDCVGKGSLLVRIDASDIQSQVQALEKQKEQAAFAYKSALAHYEAVKKTYDRYSKLLKEGAVTQQEFDQIKAQFESAEAQLNQAMASIKAVEFQKNAVASNLSYANITAPFYGCVVSKMVDAGDLAVPGQPLIVLEGKPYKVEAHLPERFIERINVGDKLKVAAGDKIIEGKVIEKSDAIDPMSRTFRVKLVVSSDGLRSGMLTKVLIPETKSVLLIPKSALVRRFDFVGVWVVREDSTLELRFVKLGEEVGDKVEVISGLKEGERIVVGGVEKACEGCKAGG; from the coding sequence ATGAGAAGCTATATAAAGTATGCTCTATTTGCTTTGGTTTTAATACTGGGCATTTTGTGGCTTGGTGGTTTCTTTTTTAAAAAGATAACCACAGAGGAAGTAAAGCAGGAAGAAAAGGTAGTTCAGGGTTTGGAAATCGGTAAAGTGGAAAAGTTGGAACAGGGAGAGAGCGCCTACTTGGCTACTGTTGTGGCGGATAAGCGGGCGGAAATTTCAACCAAGCTAATGGGCAGTGTGATAAGCGTTAACGTAAAAGAAGGGGATTGCGTAGGGAAAGGAAGTTTGTTGGTGAGGATAGATGCCTCAGACATCCAATCTCAGGTGCAGGCTCTTGAAAAGCAGAAAGAACAGGCCGCTTTTGCTTACAAGTCAGCTTTGGCACATTACGAAGCAGTCAAAAAGACCTACGATAGATACTCCAAGCTTTTGAAGGAAGGTGCTGTAACCCAGCAAGAGTTTGACCAGATAAAGGCACAATTTGAATCTGCAGAAGCTCAGCTCAATCAGGCAATGGCAAGTATAAAGGCGGTAGAATTTCAGAAGAATGCGGTTGCTTCCAATCTGTCCTACGCAAACATAACCGCGCCTTTCTATGGATGCGTGGTTTCTAAGATGGTGGATGCGGGAGATCTAGCTGTTCCTGGCCAGCCTTTGATTGTCCTTGAGGGCAAACCCTACAAAGTAGAAGCCCACCTACCAGAAAGATTTATAGAAAGGATAAACGTGGGAGATAAACTTAAAGTGGCCGCAGGAGATAAGATTATTGAAGGTAAAGTGATAGAAAAGTCTGACGCAATAGATCCTATGAGCAGAACCTTTAGAGTAAAGCTTGTTGTCTCCTCCGATGGGCTGAGAAGTGGCATGCTGACAAAAGTTCTTATTCCAGAAACAAAGAGCGTGCTCTTGATTCCAAAGAGCGCACTGGTTAGACGTTTTGACTTTGTGGGAGTTTGGGTTGTTAGAGAGGATAGCACCTTAGAGCTAAGATTTGTAAAGCTTGGAGAGGAGGTAGGAGATAAGGTGGAGGTGATAAGCGGTCTTAAAGAGGGTGAAAGGATCGTGGTAGGTGGTGTTGAAAAGGCTTGCGAAGGTTGTAAGGCTGGAGGCTGA
- a CDS encoding efflux RND transporter permease subunit, with translation MYGLAGRLANYFIDSKLTPILIIVSLALGLFAIITTPKEEEPQIVVPMIDIMITYPGATPEEVERRVVTPLEKKLWELRDIEYIYSYATEGMAVVTARFYVGTDPVKALVDLNTKMMSAMDLAPPGVVLPPLIKPKSIDDVPILTLTLWGKNYDWYDLRRIAASLENEIKKIESVADVFIVGGTPREIRIILDPKKLEYYRVSPLHVANVLKTSNVQMPSGSLLRNNYEYRVRTGVFFESKKDVENVLIGIVQGRPVYLKDVAQVIDGPSEARDYVLMGFGPAAGVGDVKPGELYPGVTIAISKRKGTNAIDVANKVLKLVEHLKNNKLPKDLNIEVTRNYGKTAKEKSDDLLKKLFIATASVVLLMAVTLGFKESIVVGIAVPVTLALALFISEMLGFTLNRVTLFALIFAIGILVDDAIVVVENIHRWFELKLAKYPREAIVRATDEVGNPTILATFTVIAALMPMAFVTGLMGPYMRPIPINASVAMFFSLLVAFMITPWAAYIFLKNQFDKKEHKEVNLKDTKFWKFYARIITPLLASKPKRYAFYGFTLGLMAVSIGLLLTKAVVVKMLPYDNKSELQIVIDMPEGTPKEKTLEVAKAIGDYISKQSIVVNYQIYVGTSSPFNFNGLVRHYYLRQSSNLADIQVNLVDKKLRKDQSHDFAKKIRPAVHEIAKKYGVKYVAVVEVPPGPPVLSPIVAEVYGPDLKAQEEVALKVLEIFKKSDSITDEGIYLKTPHKMILLKAKEDTLKLVGLTKEELVHTLTALIGGYSVGLLQNTDTEHTHIVVKLDEKYRTPDLLLTLKIPTRDGKLVPLSELVEIKEVEAPQDIYRKNLRRVIYVIGDLAGREEAPFYGILDVRKEVLSLSTLYGKPQELWMSLPLIEDSIYIKWDGEMHITLEVFRDLGLAFGVALFVMYVLILGWFKDFKIPGIIMAPIPLTLVGIIPGHLLMGAYFTATSMIGFIALAGIIVRNSILLVDFAEERVKEGIPPHLAVVEAGVVRTRPILLTAIAIIVGSFVIIFDPIFNGLAISLIFGTIGSTTLTLVLIPVMYYASKTKFLADAPSEEEIYKDILK, from the coding sequence ATGTATGGCCTTGCTGGTAGGTTAGCCAACTACTTTATAGATTCCAAACTAACCCCCATCTTGATAATTGTATCCTTAGCCTTAGGTTTATTTGCCATCATCACCACACCAAAAGAAGAAGAGCCGCAGATAGTGGTGCCCATGATAGACATTATGATCACTTACCCTGGGGCCACTCCCGAAGAGGTAGAGAGAAGGGTCGTAACACCCTTAGAAAAGAAACTTTGGGAACTAAGGGACATTGAATACATATACTCCTATGCCACCGAAGGTATGGCGGTGGTAACCGCCAGGTTCTACGTAGGCACAGATCCGGTAAAGGCTCTAGTAGATTTAAACACGAAGATGATGTCCGCAATGGACCTTGCTCCTCCTGGAGTGGTCCTACCACCCCTCATAAAACCAAAGTCCATAGACGATGTGCCCATACTAACTCTAACCCTTTGGGGTAAAAACTACGACTGGTATGACCTAAGGCGTATAGCAGCGAGCCTTGAGAATGAGATAAAGAAGATAGAAAGCGTGGCTGACGTGTTCATAGTTGGTGGCACACCAAGGGAGATAAGAATCATCTTAGATCCCAAAAAGTTAGAGTATTACAGAGTATCACCCTTACATGTGGCTAATGTGTTAAAAACCTCCAACGTGCAGATGCCCAGTGGAAGCCTTCTTAGGAACAACTACGAATACAGGGTGAGAACTGGTGTTTTCTTTGAGTCTAAAAAAGATGTGGAGAACGTACTAATTGGTATAGTTCAAGGAAGACCTGTTTATCTTAAAGACGTGGCTCAGGTTATAGATGGGCCTTCCGAAGCAAGGGATTACGTTCTTATGGGTTTTGGTCCAGCGGCGGGCGTCGGTGATGTAAAACCAGGCGAGCTTTATCCTGGGGTTACCATAGCTATTTCCAAAAGAAAGGGAACCAATGCCATAGACGTGGCAAATAAAGTTCTCAAACTGGTGGAGCACTTAAAAAATAACAAGCTTCCAAAGGATCTAAACATAGAAGTAACCAGAAATTACGGTAAGACGGCAAAGGAAAAATCGGACGATCTGCTTAAAAAACTGTTCATTGCCACCGCCTCCGTAGTACTTTTAATGGCGGTTACCCTGGGCTTTAAAGAGTCTATCGTAGTTGGCATCGCAGTACCAGTTACCCTTGCCTTAGCCCTTTTCATAAGCGAAATGCTCGGCTTTACCCTAAACAGGGTCACACTCTTTGCGCTGATATTTGCCATTGGTATTCTTGTGGATGACGCAATAGTGGTGGTTGAGAACATACACAGGTGGTTTGAGCTAAAACTGGCAAAGTATCCAAGGGAAGCCATAGTGAGGGCTACCGATGAAGTAGGAAATCCAACCATATTAGCTACCTTTACCGTTATAGCCGCCCTAATGCCCATGGCTTTTGTCACCGGTTTGATGGGTCCTTACATGAGACCCATACCTATAAATGCGTCGGTGGCTATGTTCTTTTCTCTGCTGGTTGCCTTTATGATTACCCCTTGGGCTGCTTATATATTTCTGAAAAATCAATTTGACAAAAAGGAGCACAAGGAAGTAAATCTTAAAGATACCAAATTTTGGAAGTTTTATGCCAGAATTATAACTCCTCTGTTGGCCAGCAAACCCAAAAGATATGCCTTCTACGGCTTTACCTTAGGCTTGATGGCTGTATCAATTGGATTACTTCTGACAAAAGCCGTTGTAGTTAAGATGCTGCCTTACGATAACAAAAGCGAGCTGCAGATAGTTATAGACATGCCAGAGGGCACTCCCAAAGAGAAAACTCTGGAAGTGGCAAAGGCTATAGGGGATTACATATCCAAACAGAGTATTGTTGTAAACTATCAGATATACGTAGGCACTTCCTCTCCTTTTAACTTCAACGGGCTTGTGAGACACTATTACCTAAGACAAAGTTCCAACTTGGCAGACATTCAGGTTAATCTGGTAGATAAAAAACTCAGGAAAGATCAATCCCACGACTTTGCAAAAAAGATAAGGCCAGCTGTTCACGAAATAGCAAAAAAGTATGGTGTAAAGTATGTGGCAGTGGTGGAGGTGCCCCCAGGTCCTCCGGTGCTTTCACCCATAGTGGCTGAGGTTTATGGCCCAGACCTGAAAGCTCAGGAAGAGGTAGCTCTAAAGGTGCTGGAAATATTCAAAAAGTCCGATTCTATAACCGATGAAGGGATTTACCTTAAAACCCCCCACAAAATGATCCTATTAAAAGCTAAGGAAGATACACTTAAACTTGTAGGTTTAACAAAGGAAGAGTTGGTCCATACTTTAACCGCCCTTATCGGTGGATACAGCGTGGGGCTTCTTCAGAACACAGACACAGAGCATACACATATAGTTGTTAAACTGGACGAAAAGTACAGAACGCCGGATTTACTGCTGACCTTAAAAATACCTACAAGGGATGGAAAGCTTGTTCCCCTTTCTGAACTGGTGGAAATCAAAGAAGTTGAAGCACCTCAAGACATATACCGCAAGAACCTGAGAAGGGTGATCTATGTAATAGGAGACTTAGCGGGCAGGGAAGAAGCACCCTTCTACGGCATATTAGATGTTAGAAAAGAAGTACTTTCTCTTTCAACTCTGTACGGAAAACCTCAGGAGCTGTGGATGAGCCTGCCACTTATAGAGGACAGCATATATATTAAGTGGGACGGGGAGATGCACATTACTCTGGAAGTCTTTAGGGATTTGGGACTTGCTTTTGGAGTGGCTCTGTTTGTTATGTACGTTCTCATTCTTGGGTGGTTTAAAGACTTTAAAATACCGGGCATCATAATGGCTCCCATACCTTTAACCTTGGTTGGTATTATTCCAGGCCATCTGCTAATGGGCGCATACTTTACTGCCACTTCTATGATAGGTTTTATAGCCCTTGCAGGAATAATAGTTAGAAATTCTATTCTACTTGTAGATTTTGCAGAGGAGAGGGTAAAAGAAGGCATACCCCCTCACTTAGCTGTTGTAGAGGCAGGAGTAGTCAGAACAAGGCCCATACTACTTACTGCCATAGCTATAATAGTGGGATCCTTTGTTATCATCTTTGACCCAATTTTCAACGGCCTTGCCATATCCCTGATATTTGGAACAATAGGATCTACTACCCTTACTTTGGTGCTTATACCAGTTATGTATTACGCCTCAAAGACAAAGTTTCTGGCAGATGCTCCCTCTGAGGAGGAAATATACAAGGATATACTAAAGTAG
- a CDS encoding HDOD domain-containing protein — protein MYLLSRQAIYDRHKNIVFWEVFLRHEETERYPQNLDPLNATSIAINLLVELGIDKVGGGKLVFVNVPAIFLEASMFDLISPEQIGIELVENKSITNQTYEAIGILLKRGFKFCIDDFGFERIDYLPILNKAHFVKIDIKNNPYNLIELKEVISILKSLKKGTVAKNIETEEDYKIAKEIGFDYFQGNYLSAPILLKDTRVISYLKSTLFKLYKAIKEGDLKQIAYILERDVGAAYKFLKFANSALFPKVRKISTLEEAIVYLGFDNIVKFAIILALSEMFAEGKEKEYWQRALYRASLSEKLAEMYSPDLERKAHIAGLFSLSREIFGREPKDVASELGLDKDIQDAFEKKSNEISFILSLVELLEDTTDPKFIEKVAKILNTTPEKVQSAMEKAREESEVIVGEFS, from the coding sequence ATGTACCTTTTAAGCAGACAAGCTATATACGATAGGCACAAAAATATTGTCTTCTGGGAGGTATTTTTGCGGCATGAGGAGACGGAAAGATATCCTCAAAACCTGGATCCATTAAATGCCACCAGTATTGCGATAAATTTATTAGTGGAATTAGGTATAGACAAGGTGGGCGGAGGAAAGTTGGTTTTTGTGAACGTCCCGGCCATATTTTTAGAAGCCTCTATGTTTGACCTCATATCACCAGAGCAAATAGGTATAGAACTGGTGGAAAACAAGAGTATAACAAACCAAACATACGAAGCTATAGGCATCTTACTTAAAAGGGGCTTTAAGTTTTGTATAGACGATTTTGGGTTTGAAAGGATAGATTATCTGCCAATTTTAAACAAAGCTCATTTTGTCAAGATAGATATCAAGAACAATCCTTACAATCTAATAGAGTTGAAGGAAGTAATATCCATACTCAAGAGTTTAAAAAAGGGTACTGTAGCCAAAAATATAGAGACTGAAGAAGACTACAAAATAGCAAAAGAGATTGGTTTTGACTACTTCCAAGGTAATTACCTATCAGCTCCAATCCTTTTGAAGGATACGAGGGTTATATCTTATCTTAAGAGCACTCTGTTCAAACTCTACAAGGCGATAAAAGAAGGTGATTTAAAACAAATAGCCTATATACTAGAACGAGACGTAGGGGCGGCATACAAGTTCTTAAAGTTTGCCAACTCTGCCTTGTTCCCCAAAGTAAGAAAAATAAGCACCTTAGAAGAAGCAATAGTTTATTTGGGTTTTGATAATATAGTTAAATTTGCCATAATTCTTGCCCTTTCTGAGATGTTTGCAGAGGGGAAGGAAAAGGAGTATTGGCAGAGAGCTCTTTACAGGGCAAGTCTATCGGAAAAGTTGGCGGAAATGTATTCCCCAGACCTAGAAAGAAAAGCTCACATAGCTGGCTTGTTCTCTTTATCTCGCGAAATCTTTGGACGTGAGCCGAAGGATGTGGCTTCAGAGTTGGGTCTAGACAAAGATATCCAGGACGCCTTTGAAAAAAAGTCCAACGAGATAAGCTTTATACTTTCGCTGGTTGAGCTGCTTGAGGATACCACAGATCCTAAGTTTATAGAGAAGGTTGCTAAAATTTTAAATACTACGCCGGAAAAGGTTCAATCAGCGATGGAAAAGGCAAGAGAAGAGTCGGAGGTTATTGTAGGAGAATTTTCCTAA
- the ccsB gene encoding c-type cytochrome biogenesis protein CcsB, whose amino-acid sequence MRNVLVKDSFLSRQGFWLFLALGLVLCVLLSFLPYDNTFWYKSATILYGLSILLYLSVFLTKEGLLYHASSVTLFLGLLLNLTGMIRRSIQTYEMGAFHPPWSNLFEALTFWSFVAGAIYLIIERKYGVKLLGLFVLPIVFGLSLFAILKANAEIVPLMPALRSYWLYLHVITAFVGYAGFTVAFGGATLYLLKEKYPSLSFLPSLDILDEIAYKSVVIVFPIWTASIILGAAWANEAWGGYWSWDPKEVWSLIVWLFFGAYLHTRQMLGWRGTRSAWILIFGFISVLICFFAINLFFPGLHSYATD is encoded by the coding sequence ATGAGAAATGTGTTAGTAAAGGACAGTTTCCTAAGTAGGCAAGGTTTTTGGTTATTCCTAGCCCTTGGGCTTGTGCTCTGCGTTCTACTTTCCTTTCTTCCCTACGATAATACTTTTTGGTATAAATCCGCTACCATACTTTACGGGCTTTCCATCCTATTATACCTTTCTGTGTTCCTAACAAAGGAGGGGTTACTGTACCACGCATCAAGTGTTACACTTTTCTTAGGCTTACTTTTGAACTTAACCGGTATGATAAGGAGAAGCATACAGACTTACGAAATGGGTGCTTTCCATCCACCGTGGTCCAATCTGTTTGAGGCTTTAACCTTTTGGAGCTTTGTAGCGGGTGCGATATATTTAATCATAGAAAGAAAATACGGTGTAAAGCTCTTAGGTTTGTTCGTACTACCAATTGTATTTGGATTGTCTCTTTTTGCCATCTTAAAAGCGAACGCAGAGATAGTGCCTTTAATGCCAGCTCTGAGAAGCTATTGGCTCTACCTGCACGTTATAACTGCCTTTGTTGGTTATGCAGGTTTTACCGTTGCCTTTGGCGGTGCTACTCTTTATCTGCTAAAAGAAAAATACCCAAGTTTAAGCTTCTTGCCTTCTTTGGACATTCTGGATGAAATCGCTTACAAATCGGTAGTTATAGTATTTCCCATATGGACCGCATCAATCATCCTTGGTGCTGCCTGGGCTAACGAGGCTTGGGGTGGTTATTGGAGCTGGGACCCTAAGGAAGTTTGGTCTCTTATAGTTTGGCTCTTCTTTGGTGCATACTTACACACAAGGCAGATGCTTGGCTGGAGAGGGACCAGAAGCGCATGGATACTTATCTTTGGATTTATAAGTGTGTTGATATGTTTCTTTGCAATAAATCTTTTCTTCCCAGGGCTTCATAGCTACGCCACAGATTAG
- the rplI gene encoding 50S ribosomal protein L9, whose translation MKVVLLKELEGYGNIGSVINVKDGFARNYLIPRGIALPATESNLKHVNSIITQKLRKLQKEKERALDLAKKLEGLILEIRHPVGEKGKLYGSVTSSEISKALSEKGFEIDKKRILVNRPIRDVGIHTVQIKLHPEVEVQIKVDVQPQK comes from the coding sequence ATGAAGGTAGTGCTTCTTAAGGAATTGGAAGGATATGGGAATATAGGAAGCGTGATAAACGTAAAGGATGGATTCGCGCGCAACTATTTGATACCCAGGGGCATAGCTCTCCCGGCCACAGAATCAAACCTAAAGCATGTCAACAGCATAATAACCCAAAAGCTTAGAAAATTACAAAAGGAAAAGGAAAGGGCTTTGGATTTGGCAAAGAAACTAGAAGGGCTTATCTTGGAAATAAGGCATCCAGTGGGGGAAAAGGGAAAACTCTATGGTTCGGTAACGAGCTCAGAGATTTCAAAAGCTCTCAGCGAGAAAGGGTTTGAAATAGATAAGAAGAGAATATTGGTTAATAGGCCAATAAGAGATGTGGGAATACACACAGTGCAGATAAAACTACATCCTGAGGTCGAGGTTCAGATAAAAGTTGACGTGCAACCCCAGAAGTAG
- the rpsR gene encoding 30S ribosomal protein S18, protein MEIKKTAKKSCYFCEKGKDPSYKNYEELAKFISERGKIIGRRQTGICSKHQRMLAREIKRARQLGLLPYVII, encoded by the coding sequence ATGGAGATAAAGAAGACCGCAAAAAAGAGTTGTTATTTTTGTGAAAAAGGGAAAGATCCATCATACAAAAATTACGAAGAGCTTGCCAAGTTTATCTCCGAAAGGGGTAAAATAATAGGTAGAAGGCAAACGGGTATATGTTCCAAACATCAGCGTATGCTAGCCAGAGAGATAAAAAGGGCAAGGCAGTTGGGTCTTCTTCCTTACGTGATCATCTGA
- the ssb gene encoding single-stranded DNA-binding protein, translating to MLNKVIIIGNLVRDPTINYLPSGNQVAEFSIAYNIRQRVNEGWKERTHFFDVRAYGKLAESLSTRLSKGYTVVIEGRLSQDKWVDKEGRNQSRVRIIAESVRIIRKPKMEETIEEEVLPEDMEQSFEEKPFSNEEDELPF from the coding sequence ATGCTTAACAAAGTGATCATCATAGGGAATTTAGTGCGAGATCCTACTATAAATTACCTTCCCTCTGGAAATCAGGTGGCGGAATTCTCCATAGCATACAATATAAGGCAAAGAGTTAATGAAGGATGGAAAGAGAGAACACATTTCTTTGACGTAAGAGCTTACGGAAAGCTGGCAGAAAGCCTGAGCACCAGATTGTCAAAAGGTTATACGGTGGTTATAGAGGGCAGACTCTCTCAGGATAAATGGGTAGATAAAGAGGGGAGGAATCAGAGTAGAGTAAGGATAATTGCAGAGTCAGTAAGGATAATAAGAAAGCCAAAGATGGAAGAAACAATAGAAGAAGAGGTTTTGCCTGAGGATATGGAGCAAAGTTTTGAAGAAAAGCCCTTCTCTAACGAAGAGGATGAGTTACCATTTTGA
- the rpsF gene encoding 30S ribosomal protein S6 yields the protein MAKRYYKTTRYYESVVVLKPTLSEEEVSKRVQEIKDYISKKGGEVLSLTDWGLKQLAYRINHFSSGRYFIIQIKSSNTQLPNDLDFYYKINEDVIRWLNFQVSEKEVATHA from the coding sequence ATGGCAAAGAGGTATTATAAAACAACCAGATACTACGAAAGCGTGGTAGTGCTAAAGCCCACCCTTTCGGAAGAAGAAGTAAGCAAGAGAGTGCAGGAGATAAAGGACTACATCTCCAAAAAGGGTGGTGAGGTACTCAGCTTAACAGATTGGGGACTAAAGCAGTTAGCTTACAGAATAAACCACTTCAGCAGCGGAAGGTACTTTATCATTCAGATTAAGTCAAGCAATACCCAGCTACCCAATGACTTGGATTTTTACTACAAGATAAACGAAGATGTGATAAGATGGTTAAACTTCCAAGTGAGCGAAAAAGAGGTGGCTACCCATGCTTAA